The DNA region TCTGTTGAATTTACAGCCAATTCATGGCCTCGGGCCGTGATAATAATGGTACCGTTTACGGACTAAttgaacacagctcgagatggccgatagaattatgccctcgagctcattaaaaaaaacccgtCAAAAACCCAAAAGTGTCAACTACAAGTTTCGATCCAAGAACCTTAAACATACCATCTCAATGACTTAACtacctcggccaccacagcttgatgGCTAGATTGTGGTCAAAAGTCGATGCATTatacttgttttgttttgatgatgTGATGAAAATTCGgtttgccaactgtgatgaaaattatcccgcagcactctagcgcggtgcaaagtgcgcaaagttgacagttctcagtcctgtaaagcagtgtgatgaaaaaatctaggcctagcacgattgacacaaaactctagaaattgctgcaaggcgcaatatttagtttattatttatttgcgTTATGGAAAAATGGGATAATGTTAATCCCACTTTTTTCTATTCTTGACACTGTGAAATTTTCGCTATGTTATTTTagtttttccttcttttgatcatttaataaaatgttttattagattgaattttgaaaaatcttttagtTATTATGAAGtttcttaaaccaaaactttaccttaaatgttatttttttaaacagaagAAAAATTAAGTTCTCAAAAACTCTCTACTATGTTTGGGGACCTCAAGGCAGGGTTGACCAAAgtatgcttaaaaaaataatcaaggtctaggtaaactttttttggaaatctttttttttggcaaCATAAAACTTATGGTTTATACGTATTTAGTTACCGATTGTACGACACCATTATCTATCTCATTGAAACTTGAATGTGAGTCTAGGGCTCGTGCAGAGGGTTGGGTGGTCTGGCGAAAAACAACGTTCCATACgaaaagttgaaataaaaaaaatccaaatttaaaggctacgtggtttatgcaaaattacaaatttgagtAACCTAAACAGATTTCAACGTATGTTGTGACctgaaaatgctttaaaaatcttatgaatattcttttgttttttttttatttgttgatttgaataaatataatctAATTGattacaaactttttcaaacgaaACTGTTGGATTTTTTGACAACATAACAAGAAATTTATAATTATAATGTTGTCTAAAATGAAAtcacaaaatgtcaaaaaatacctgaaatatcaaacaattcaactgtttaatgtattttttgctCTTAAAGATAGATAATTTCTAAAGTTTTGTAAAGGTCCCATAAGCTTTTGTATTtcttatgtttataggacctgttaaaaaaactctagatttcttttttaataacaaacattttttatatctGAGGGCTAAATGTGCTCATGATCATGCCCcccattcaaaaactttgagctccCCTGCATTGAGACATCTGAAAGTCTTCCcaatgagaattttggctcgagcctcgcctcgattcaggctcgatctcgagccagatcgactcgaggctcgagccaaaattctcagtgggttgGATCAATAAATTCAACCGACATCATGCCAAATTCTGACAAAGGCTCCGCCAAAGccccaaaaaaaacttaaacatccTTTTACCCACTTTGGGATAAAAAATACCGTATTCTAATGTCGGAGTCTAGATTCATCAAGATTCTTGGGTGAGCCAAGTTCACTGTGTAAACTCCGACACTCCACAGTTGTTGTCACGTCtgtcaaaaaggtttttttttcaaaatgtttgattgAGTTATTATTGTTAGTAGGTGATTTGTTTCTCGtgcttaaatttaatgaaaatactGAGAAGAAGTCTAAAGTGCTAACTTACCAGTAGGGCACGAAAATTTCCCCTTAGGAAATGTGGCGGTTTCCCAGGTTTTCTGGCCAGTTAGAAAAAGATCGCCGCCCGAACAAATCCGGGCAAACCACCCCGGCAAGGCTTCTCCACGGACAGTAAGCGCCTCACGGTGAAATGGTTTCAGATGATTGGCACGGATCAATCGGAATCGGTCAACGTGAGTAGCTATAACTACACGGGACCACCGACATGGTAAACAACAGTGGCCGGAGAGGTCTTTTTTACGTTCTTTGATCTGGTAATTGTTACCTTGCCAGCTGGTGTGAACCAACAAAAAGGCAAGACTTTCCCTGACATCCCTGATCCTGACCCTTCCAGTTCGATTCCGCTTTCCTGTTTTAGACGACCTGGAATGTAAACAATTGCTCATACTTTAACTAAATCACGGGACATCGCTTGATTACAGTTCCGAACAAAAACATTAATCAAATTATTGGTTGTTTACATTACCTGAGTTCTGAGCTCAGTTCAGTGCAGCTACGTCTACTACGTCTACGTTACTGATTGTTTTGAAAGCGAAATCCAGcatttcatgttaaaaaaacttcaactttaCGACGCACCTCTGCGCACCAAACATCacaacattaaactgttttttcatCCACCCGAACTGTCATTCTCCAAACAAGTTTGCAGTTTACATGCTTCTTTGGTTtacatttcgaaaattttacatcataatttcatttacatgctttttatattttcatatttacGATTTGTCATGATCGAAAATTCTCTTTACACTAATTTCATGAATTACGGTGAATCTCATTTTACATGATGGCTCTTTAAATGCAATTTAACTTTTTACATTGCATCTCAACtttacattgagcatgtttacgtttaaaacatgatttcagtgcttggtaaatttacatttttttttctgtgtaggcttgAATAAATCATTCGAGAAACTGCCTTGGGATCACCCTAAATGTATACACCAACACTACTGCAAGCTGTTGTATCTCTAGCCTGTACTTTATATTTGTCACTACTCGTAGTTCAATCAGTCTATTTGACACAACCAAAcaaatgttatgaaaatttgtaagGCGAACTGAGATCTTGTCTGAAACGTTAAATAATGGATCCAGGCGGGTGTCGACTCTGCCTAGACCCGTACGCTGCGGGTCCCATCTATTCTCTCGAGAACGCTCAACTTAAGGAACAGCTGGCCACGGTGTTCAACTTCACCGTAAGTACTTTAACGCCtcgaaaaacagcaaaaaaattaagattgcaTTCACTCCAGATCAACTCGGACCAGGGAGTGCCCTGCGGCATATGCCAGTTGTGTTCTACGACCGTGTCCGACTTTTACCAATTTTCGATAAGGGTTCGTACGAACCAGGAACAACTTGAGAGCAGTTCTACGCTGAAAAGTGAACCAAGTGAACCATTCAGTGTTAAAATTGAACCCACCGAGTTTGTGGAGGCCCAGATTGGGAAGCCAGACGAGCCAGAATTCAAGGAGGAGCTATCGGACGAAGAGGTTGACTTTAGCGACGATGACGACCGCTATGAACCTCCTAAGCAAGCTGAATCGGATGATAACGAAGCTCCTGAAACGTCGACCAAGCGGAAAGGGAAGCAATCCAAAGCTCGTAAGCCAAAGGGTCAGGATGGTGAAGATGGAGCGAAGCGTAAGGTTCGGAAACCGGTATCTAAAGAACAAGCCGCGGTAGACCTTAAAAGAATCaacgaattttacaaaatggcTTGCGAGGATTGCGACATTGTAGTGGAGGACTTGTCAAAGCTGGAAGCTTACCACAAGGAGGTCCACAAACGAGGTTGGTACATTTTGTGCTGTCGACGGAAGCTGTCGAACCGTACCAATATGATGGAGCACATGGATTGGCACGAGAATCCGAAGGCGTACCACTGCGAGATTTGTAACAAGAACTACAAGGGAAAGAGCAGCCTGGCGATGCATATGACGTTGACCCACAGTCCCCAGGAGGAACTGGTGTACAAGTGCGATTTGTGTCGGCAGTCGTTCGCTTTGCAACACATGCTGAAGAGACACATGACGCAACACGAGAAGGCACCATGTCCGGAATGTGGCAAGATATTGGCCAACAAGGGTGCGCTTCGTTCGCACCAGAAAAACATGCACAGCGACGTCGATCGACGGATGATCTGCGATACCTGCGGGCAGGAATTCCTGAACAAGGTTTGCTTCGAGCGACACGTCCTGGAACACGCCGGAATTGATTCGTTGCAGCGGTTCCAGTGTCATATCTGCCAGAGATGGCTACGTGGAGAGCGCGGTCTGCAGTTCCATCTTCAGTACACGCATTACGATCGCGAGAAGACACATATGTGCGATATCTGCAATAAGCCGTATCCGACTAGTCGGGCCTTGTACCGGCATCAGGCGATCGTTCACGTAGTGGAAAAGTACGAGTGTGAATTTTGCGGTGCCAAGTTCAAGCAGCCGCAGAATCTGAAGGAACATCGAACCATTCACACCGGCGAGGTACTGTACTCGTGCGAGTACTGCGACAAGTCGATGAACTCCAGGGCAAACTTTTACGTTCACATTAAGAAAAATCACCCGTTCGAGTGGGCGCAGAAGAAGCAGACTGGCAAAGATGGCAGAAGTCAGGAAGCGATGGTgtggccaaaataaaaattccttattaaaaaacactaattgtaaatttctcgtcgctccatacaaTTGCCGTTAcatgatgggagcaagggcgtctatacgAAGTGTCCGTACACTTTATTCTTAGCGCCGGTAttcgagcattaaaattcgtgcaaaagtacttatgcacgtgggtgtataAGTTTCTGGGCCAAGTTACCTGCGGGTATGGTGATCATTCATACATACATGATCTAGAGAAAGACGAACAAAAGGGACAAACGGCTTTTAAATAAACACAAATTAAATTATCATAAATTTATTGAACATCCAAATTTCTTCGATCTATCACAATCTCCCCCCATTACGCGGTCGTCTTCGGTGCGCTCGCCTCCGCTGTCCGCTGCTTCTTCTCGGCCCACTCCATCGGGTGGTTCTTCTTGATGTGCGTGTACAGGTTGGCCTTGGAGTTCATGGTGCTTCCGCAGTAATCGCACGAATAAAGCACCTCCCCAGTGTGAATGGTTCGATGTTCCTTCAGGTTGCTGGCCCGCTTGAAGCGCTTGCCGCAGAATTCGCACTCGAACTTTTCCGCAATGTGAACCGTCCGCTTGTGGCTCCACAGCGCCCTCGAGTTGGGATACTGCTGCTGGCACACGTCACAGATGTGCGTCTGGTCGCGCTCGTAGTGCGTGAATTGGAGGTGCTTCT from Culex quinquefasciatus strain JHB chromosome 3, VPISU_Cqui_1.0_pri_paternal, whole genome shotgun sequence includes:
- the LOC6040636 gene encoding transcription factor grauzone, producing the protein MDPGGCRLCLDPYAAGPIYSLENAQLKEQLATVFNFTINSDQGVPCGICQLCSTTVSDFYQFSIRVRTNQEQLESSSTLKSEPSEPFSVKIEPTEFVEAQIGKPDEPEFKEELSDEEVDFSDDDDRYEPPKQAESDDNEAPETSTKRKGKQSKARKPKGQDGEDGAKRKVRKPVSKEQAAVDLKRINEFYKMACEDCDIVVEDLSKLEAYHKEVHKRGWYILCCRRKLSNRTNMMEHMDWHENPKAYHCEICNKNYKGKSSLAMHMTLTHSPQEELVYKCDLCRQSFALQHMLKRHMTQHEKAPCPECGKILANKGALRSHQKNMHSDVDRRMICDTCGQEFLNKVCFERHVLEHAGIDSLQRFQCHICQRWLRGERGLQFHLQYTHYDREKTHMCDICNKPYPTSRALYRHQAIVHVVEKYECEFCGAKFKQPQNLKEHRTIHTGEVLYSCEYCDKSMNSRANFYVHIKKNHPFEWAQKKQTGKDGRSQEAMVWPK